AATGGACTTGATCCACCAAATGCCTTTGGTGTCCTTGGGTCCTTCTTCTTCCGGTGGACTGTCGCTATGTGGGAGTCTTGTGGAACTTGCTCACGTCAtacccttcttcttcagccttgAACCAGCTGATTGTAAATTTCTTTGTCCATACGGCTGTCTGCTTAGTATCTGCAAAACAGAAAAGCCCACCAATCAGCcaatgaaaatgcaaaaagaaagacaCAAGAATCAGAGCCCAACTCGCAATCACCACAAACCGCCCCATGAACATCACTCACAGAACAAAAAATCCACCAATCCAATCGTCTTTGACCGTCAATTTGGgggtaaaagaggaaaaaaaaggaagcccCACAACAATGGTAGGCACTGATTCCATCTTCGGAATAGGTTGAAGCGCCAGCATTGACAAAAAGGCATTAGTATCAACTTGATACCTGAGTAAAAGGAATTTCAAATTAAGACCCAACACTAGTCTAGAACCTGAAAAGAATACATCATTataaagacaagtgtatgaaaTCATATGagcaaacaaaaagaatgaGATGAAAAAAAGTACCTAAACTATCAAGAACGTTAGGGAGGCACATCCGGAGCTTGGAAAATTCCGAAACACACCTCAAGAAGCACAGACCACGACTTCAGGAAAAGGTGAAAAAGGTCTTAACAATCTAATCAtgccaaaaaggaagaaacacaCCTCAAGAAGCACAGACCACAACTTCAGGAAACCATCGTACATGGAATCACCCATAGCAACCTAACGAGCCTTTGGCCACAGCTATAACGGTTCGAAAAGGTCGAACGAATAACTCATTGCGAACCACGGAAGTAGGAGCCATTATCCAGGTTGCTTCCCCTGCCCAAACTCTGACCACCCAGGCGTCCCCTTAGGCCCTCGGATTGGTATCCGCCTCTGCCTCTTCCTCGTCCTGGCATTCATTCGAAGAAAGTGTCAAATGCAGAAGTAACGATGATTTATAAGCAAAATCTTATCTTCATGTTCTCCAAAAAGATACTCAAACATAATCAAGATTTTAGCTGTTCCAAATTTACAAGCACTTGCAGAGAAATGTCACTCAAACCCCAAACATCACTTTAACAGTTTAATTGTGACATCACCAATATCTCTATTTCTATCTCCAAATGAACAGGAACTTATATTGCGAACCAATTTTATTGCACATACCCACTCACCTGTAAACTATAGTTACCCCATAAAATCTATACTCTCACTCTGAAACACACAAACCCTACAAATAGTCTGAGAGACCAAGCCTGCACACAGATGGTGAAGATGCTGCAAAAGACTCATCTCTAAGCAAAACCTCTAGGataacataaaaatcatgaacatTAAAAAGCCGAATACACCAAGCAATGCAGACACTTTCATAACAAGACCAGGGAATCAagtaataatttttctatttcacgTAGGTCCTTTTGAAAAAATACATGCGCACAATTTCAAGAACACTGTTCTTATTGTAAAGATCACAAGAACAAACAGACGAAACAACATGAATGAATCACTTTGGCCCTAGCTACCATCCGCATAGCAACAGTCACGAGTTCCATGATTCAATTTCTTGGCTTTCAAATGAAGAACACGTATGTACGGAGCCCGTGATTGAGGTTAAGCTGCATTGTATTGGTAATGAAAGACCCGTTGTTTCACCCGAAGAATAAGAACCTTTGGAGCCCCCAATTGAGGTTAACCAATCGGAATGACCCACATCGCAACTCAATCCCATAGAAAACCCAGCAAGCCCCATGCCCCGATCAGCTTGCCACCAAAGAAGAGGCCAAACCCAGAAACGAGACAAGCGAGAAGGGCGTGCCCGCGACACGATTACTTACCCGGCTGTTACGAAAACGGCTTAGGTTTGCGGCTGAACTGCGCCGGACGAGAGCGACGGAGATCCAAAAAAGACCGCAGATTCGCCCAATCAAAGCGCAATCGCTTTCCGCGGACGGCGAAGACGGCGATGACGGCGGTGGCTGCGGCGACTGACGGCGGAAGGAGAAGGAGTGCTCGGAAAAAGACAGGAATTCACCGGCGAGCTCTCGGCCTCTGAGTCGCGACTTGCAGTACGTCGTACGATGGATGAGGGAAAGCGAGAAAACGAAGACGTCGAAGAGGGAGAGTAAATGGGTTCGCTTTAGTGGGTTGATAAGTGGGTCGTAAATGGGTCTGAGAACagacccatttaaaacccatttatttaagctttttttacttttaaaacccattatgggtgcaaacttgacccattaacgacccatttagctataaatgggtctataaatgggtcaatgacccattttgacacccaTACCCGTGACCCCGAgccctccttctccctctccctctcccttacGCCCTGCATCCTCAAGATTCTCTGTGGCTCTGCCGTCATTGTCTCCCTTCACAACTTCTGGATCCGACGAGGGCTCAACCTTGGCCAAACCCAGGCCAAACCCAATGTGGTCACCCCTCACCCTAGGTGCAAGAGTCAACCCCTCGCCGGGTGAGGGCGACCTTGACCTGTGAAGAAGAACATAAAACAATgaaagaatgagaaaatattagatacATCTCATGCTCCAGCATGGCAAACTAAAATGGCGGTGGGAGCGCAACACGTGTCCTTGTGGAACCCACATtctggagaaaaaaagaggtgctaatttgaaaaaaattcagtcttggttttctttcttcacaCCTCTCTCTGTCTACCCTCGCTCTCTTTGTCCGAcaaactccctctctctctccaccctccCTCTTttcgaccggcgaaccaccatGAGCAATCGACGAACTAGGAGGATACCGGCGAGACGACCGCGAGCAACCGACCGACGTGCGACCTCCCcccctctcgctctctctctctctctctctctctctcgccctccctctttccgaccggtgAACTACCTTGAGCAACCGACGAACCAGAGGATATCGACAAGATGACCGCGAGCAATCAACAGGCgtgcgacctccctctctctctctaccctccgTCTTTCCAACCGACAAACCACCGCGCCACCCCTCCGGCTCCGGATCTGGCCCCGACTCGTCCACGTCCCCTACTCTTTCTCTCCCCTTGCCTCTCTatctgccctccctctcttcgcGGCGAACCacaccggcgaaccaccgcgccccCCCTCTAACTCTAGATTTGGCACTGGCTTGTCCAGGTAATTTCTCGCtttctcttttatctctttttctcTGTCTAATAGGGTGATAGAAGGGATCTTATAGGAGTTTAGCGATGCCTGAAAAGTCATTAGTTATGTTGTTATCGAATGGGTACCAATTTTTACTATGGGCAAAGCTTTCACTTGGTCCTAAAATTGCAAgttttcacttcttctttttcctggtCATCATTCTGCATAGTTGCGATAATTCATTTACATGCCTATTTGGAAGCTAAACTCTAACACCCCTAGGTCGGGTTCAAACGTTCCAGATCTGGAGTCAGAGGGGGGCACGGTGGTTCACCGGTCACGCGCTAGTTCGTCgcgaagagagggagggcagacaGAGAGGCAAGGGGAGAGAAAGAGCAAGGGATGGATGAGTCGAGGCTAGATCCGGAGCCAAAGGGGTGGCGCAGTGGTTCACTGGTCAAAGAGAGGGAgggcaaagagagagagggaggtcgcacGCCGATCGGTTGCTCACGGTCATCTCGTCAATATCCTCCTAGTTCGTCAATTGCTCGCGGTGGTTCACCAGTTGGAAAAAgcgagggcagagagagagagagagttcgtcggggagagagagcaagggtagagagagaggcacAAAGAAAGAACTCGCGACAGAAAACCCTCTCTCCAGCTACAGTAAaggaaaatgttcaaaatggGCGCTTGAAATTATGGATCCCACAAGGACACGCGTCGCGCTCCCACCGCCTTTTTGTTTGCCACGCTAGAGCATGAgacgtacctaatattttttctaaaagaagaGAGAGCAATGAGGAGAGAAAAACTTTTGTGACCACCGACCAAGGTGGCGTGGATGGTAGGGCTTTGGACCTCCCCGgtggaggccaaggttcgaatCCCCGCAGCGGAGGCGGCGCTTAGCTACTACATGGTGACTTAagcgtgacgtcggggtggGGTTTTCCCGCTAGTATCGCCGGGGTTTACGGCGCACCGCTCGGTGCAAGCTCTGCTCCTCccgtcccaaaaaaaaaaaaaaaaaaaaactttttgtgGGGTCCTTTATGGACACGTGTCACATATTGAATGGATTAATCAGGAGATGTCTTGGCACTCCAAGTGTACCTAATATTTTGTCGTATAGAGCAGGCATCTACACAGCAGGAAGCCATGTGGTAGCTCAAGAGGGTTCTCTCACGCATCATAGGACTATAGAACACTGTGACGTCGAGTCAAACAGTGCGAGCAACAGATTCTTCCTCCCGTTCAACCCCTGCGCTTTGTAGCTCCCAACCGTCCCAAAATCCACCAGTAGCTCCCTAGCGTAACTTGGGTCCCTTCTCGAAGCTTCCCTTGCAAGCTAACACCATGTCTGTCAGCGTGCCAATCGCACCAACCATGTGCCTGTCCCTAAACGGGTTCGTTGttgtttcaaaacaaaataaggtTGGATATAACAAGAACATGACTTAGATGAAATATCTCAAGTCTTAAATTAGATGGGAGATatgaaataaattgaataagatatctaatatccataatataaatgttattttttaataacaaatttttaaattaagaaaatcttaaattatatttgaattctaatatacaTGCTTCttgttaaatttatattttcctaTTAAAATTCCAACCTCTCTGGTATAAATTCGATTCGATAGAAACGGTTCAAAGCTATCGGACTGCTGCACAATCTAAGGAGGAATACTGTCAACTCGAATTCGAATTGCAGCAGGCCCAAGACTTGACAATACAAAGGTAGAGATATAAATGAAAGATCCCCCATGCACGTCCCATACTTGGGAACTCATCTCTCCGCTCTCTCACGAAGcacctctctctgtctctctgtctctctctcttctgtttcTACTCTAACGTCAATGTAGCGTAGGTGGTGGGCGTTTGACTAATGAGCTCGAGCGGGCACCAGACCATTCGATACATTGCCGTAAATCTTTAACCCTCTGGAGTTAAACTCCTGCTAAAACAAGGAGCCAAGGGGGCCACGGGAATTAAGGCAAATACGGTTCGACCGGTGAATGCAGATGGAAGATCTTTGACAGGAGCAATTTATGACCCTCTTCGTTTTAAGGCTGTACGCCAAATTATTCTCCAGCCACCCTACCTCGGTTtctcttgttctctctctctctctctctctctctctctctctctctgattacCTATTTATATTCTTCAATCTCTATGTAAGATCGATGCTAGAGTCGTTGTTCCGCATTCGAGAAATTACCCTCTCAACAATTTCCCGGTCCAGGAATTTcatccccttttttttcttgggtcatTTATTGTGTGTATTGTCGCATGATGGAGGAGCTTTCGGATTATAGTTCATGCAGCTCTGCGATCATGGCCTCCTCCAGTACTTGCAATGAGGTTCAGAAGTCCGAAAATGTCGATGTTTCCCGAACAATGGCCGGGGAATTCCCTTCCAGCCACTGCCTTTGCTAGCTGCTTGGCCATGGCTCTGCACGAAAACCCTAAAGACGATAACCCTAACGCCAGTCCGTGCAGAGGAGCTGGGGATGACGCCACCGTGGTGCTCCAAATCGGCCTCCCTAATTATTCAAGCGGATCGGCAGGTTCTTCCTCAGAGATTACAAGTCGGAGTGTGGGCGTGGAAAGATATTGGATCCCTACTCCGGAACAAATCCTCATTGGATTCACCCATTTTTCATGCCATGTTTGCTTCAAAACGTTCAACCGCTCCAACAATCTTCATGTAAGAAGAAGCTGAGAGTCGATTGGTGGACATATTTTTGGACCATTGGTTAGCTAAACATCATGTAGTAACACGCATCTATGACAAAAACTAATCGCAATGTGTGCGTTCAAGATCAAGTGTCGCAAACTGGTCGGCAGACTTGATGCGCTGCACCTTTTTCATCGACATGAGGCTAGAACTCGAGCCCATTCAATGAGTTTTCGTGTTTCCTTCTCCTAGCTTATGCATGAAATCTACTTTACTCCTGGTTGATCATGATATAACTATATAGTTATTATAGTTAAAATGATGTAGACAATAAAATTCCCACAAACATAACAATGAGTTTTGTGATTTTATTCTGAATTGGCTTGTGAATTGTGAAGGCTGTTGTTGTGAGTTTGTGCCGGTGCTCAATATCGTTATGAGTCTATTGAGAGGCTTGTAGGTAAACATACTAGTTTAAGATATCTTTGTGGGCTAGCCACCGGCAATAGAGACCTTGTCAAGGGGGGAGCTTGGTAGCCTTGTTTTCAGGCATTATGTGTGATCAAGTTAGATATTTGAGTTCAAGATTGACTAATGGAATGGACAATTGGCATGTGATTTTAATaagattaatcaatgaaataaaccattgatatgtgaattgatgagattgatcaatggactaGATCATCCATTAATGTTTGTTATGATATTACTGATTTAATAATACTATTAAGATATGTATATAGTTATGTTAAAGCAATATTATTCATTCTTATCATGTATGTGTATTATACTAGACTTGAGATAAGTGAGTTTTGAACATTATTTTGTAAAGTGTATAGTAGATGCTTGATATGCCTAGAAGAGATATGCACTACTCACTTGACTATGGTTGCTCAACCCTTTCCTTCCCAAACATTTTAGGTTCCTCCATTAGTAGCCATTAATACTGGAGTGCTATCGACCGAGGCTTTTGGGAGCTAGACTTTCGGGTGTGATTTGAGGCAGTGTCTTGGGACGGAAGGATGGCCTTGTTACTCCTCCATCCCTATAGGATTTGAGGTGTGACATAATCAAAATGAACTCAAATTGAGCTGCGGGTGATTCGTCGATGCTGATGTTGACTAACTCACTTCGCACTCAATTAGAAGTCGTTGAGTGGAGTCGGAAAAAGAAGCACCTTTCTATGGTTTTAGAAATTGTGATTCTCAAAATCCTAGCGGGGCATGTTTTAGGAATCCGGACATCACAAGTTAGTTTTCTGTCGCTAGGAGAATCGTGCAATTCCGATACCAGACAAAAGAAGTATGTGCGCTCAAAGTTTAGTGAGCCGAACTGAAATTAGCCTATCGCAAAGCACCAACGGCATCACGGCAGACCACCGCAATCCGCAAACCCTCCTCGTCCCTGCGGCTTGAGCCACTGTTGTTCCTCTGACCACCCTCGTCACGATGGTTCACAAAGTCGTTAATGGCAATTACTGAGGAATTCTCTCTGTATGTATAGATGAAGATAATCAGCTCCAAGCCGTTACTTAGAGCACTACTACAACATTAGACCATCGCATGACTGGTGGGCGGGCGTTGGCGGACTGGTGCGCTCGTCATGGACGAAGAAAGGCTGCGAGAGTTTGGATCCAATGCTATCACGGGCTGCTTCACGAAGAAATCAACGCGAATGCATGTACGGAGAAAACAATAGAAACGTGGAAAACACTTTCTTGCAGCCTACCGTTTCACACGCATGCacagaaaaaatgaaaacaactGGAATTGGCGAGACCGATGTTTCAACGGGCCTCGGTACGGTCCAGACAAGACAAGAGGACTGCCTACAGAATCGTTCGGGTACATGGCCCAATCGCAAAGCAATGTCCGAACAAGCTTAATCTCTTCTGGGCGACAGCAGCACCTTGTTGATCACCTCGTCCAGGTTCAAGAACGACGACCCGGAAGGATGCGTTGCCTCTCGGGCCATCTCCTTCCACTCCATCGccttcctcttcatctccttccctctctccccctccatcAGCTCCCTCACCTGCCTCTCCACTTCGTCCCTGTTCACGTTGCTGTCGATCTCCATCCCGATACCCCACTCCTGGCAGCTGTACCGGCAGTTCGTTTGCTGGTCCCCCAAGAACGGTCAGCACACCACCGGCACGCTGACCGCGATGCTCTCGATCGTGGAGTTCCACCCGCTATGGGTCAGGAACCCATCGACCGCCGGGTGGCTTAGCACCCGCTCCTGGGGGCACCAGCTCACCAGCAGGCTCCGCTCCCTTGTTGCGGCCAAGAAATCCGGAGGCAGGATTGCCGCGTCACCAACGACCAAGTCCGGCCTGATGACCCACAGGAACACCTGGCTGCTGCTCGCGAGGCCCCACGCGAACTCCACCAGCTGCGCCTGCGACATCACTGTGATGCTCCCAAAAAGTTCACATACACGACCGAGCCGGGCGGTTTCAAGTCCAACCACTCGAGACAGCCCAGGTCTTCCTTCCACATGTTGGATTTGATCGGCCTGGTGTCATCATCGGATAGTTGCTCCACGAGTAGGTGAAGGGGGCCGATAGTGTAGACGGGAGGGAACATGGCCTTAAGCGCGTCAAGGACCTCGTGCTCTAACCGCTCAAACGTATTGAAGACAAAGGCGGAGGCTCTCTTCACTCTCGCAAACTCGACCAAGCAAAAGTTGAGGATCGGATCATCCGGGTCAGTGGTTCGAAAGAAGCTCGGCAAGTCTCTCAAGTGGATGTTTCTCATCCTGGGTATCCAGTCGATGACGGTGTCCAAGTACCCGTTTGTCAAGCAGCTCGCATCTGCAAATTGAGGGTCGATCAAGTGAACCAGGTGACTATACACGGCCATGGTCCTCATAAAGGGTCAGATTCTCCGGAAATTTAAAAGTGCGTCGTTCGATGTTTATGGTGTCACACGGCATTATATGTGTTGTCAATTCATTTGTCATACTTAGAATAGGGAAAGCATTAGAATATTGTCGAAGGATATACGAAATGATTACGTAAGCTCCTAAATCAGATAGTTCTTTATTAATGACATTGTTGTATACTCACTGATCATATAAATCAGGAACAAACAAAACTGAAGAATAAGACAACAAACcaaacttttgaaaaagaaacaacaaggAAAATCTTTAGCTGTAAAAAAATTTGCTTGGTTGACATGCTAAGTGAGATCACCTAAATTAGACAAGTTATTTAGTAATGCATACCTTTGAGTGGAACAAGACCCTTATCAATGAGACTACGAAACTGCGCGTAGGCCATGAAAGCACACGCACTCATCGGCCAGAACAGGACCTCCGGCACGCCGACCGCCTCAGTGGTGTTGAGTGTGAAAGTCATCAAGCTGTCCGACACCACACAGCTCACCGGCGGGGAACCCGACATCACGCTCTCCTCGTTGAGCCTCTCGATCAGGTCCTGGAAGTGGGGTAGGCAGCACTTCTGCGTGGACTGGCAGAGGGACAGGATGTCCTGGGTGACGTCTCCGTTGGAAGGTGGCAGGCCGTCGGGGATGGTGCGGAACCGGAAAGACGGAAGGCCGTCGAGGGAGGAGGGGCCGCGGGACCGCATAAGGCGGTTGTGGTTGTACTCGGTGTTGACGAAGGTGACGTGGAAGCCCCGGTGGTGGAGGAGCTTGGAGAGGTTGAGCATGGCGTTGATGTGGCTCTGCGCTGGGAAGGGGATGCACACTGCGTGTGGCTTTAGGCTCATCTTCTTCCGCGTCTTGAGTGTTTTCTTCCTTTCGGTATGGAAAAGAGAGATGGCAATTGTCATGGGAAGAAGGTAGGTTGGGGTACATTTATAGGCCGGGAGACCCTTTTGATATACGTCGGTTTGTTGGCAGGtttgatgaaaaaaatcaacattaaaTAGTATTTGCTTAAATATTTCGCCATTCAGATGATATAAAAAGATGAGtccaaagaaaatcatttcgaTCAAGAAAGACATCTCCCTAACTTTGAGAAAATGgattttcttcagaaaatcaTCAACGATTTTTCCGAATACGTCAA
This genomic stretch from Eucalyptus grandis isolate ANBG69807.140 chromosome 3, ASM1654582v1, whole genome shotgun sequence harbors:
- the LOC104428100 gene encoding uncharacterized protein LOC104428100, which codes for MGFKSKKSLNKWVLNGSVLRPIYDPLINPLKRTHLLSLFDVFVFSLSLIHRTTYCKSRLRGRELAGEFLSFSEHSFSFRRQSPQPPPSSPSSPSAESDCALIGRICGLFWISVALVRRSSAANLSRFRNSRILSRQPYGQRNLQSAGSRLKKKGMT